A section of the Metabacillus endolithicus genome encodes:
- a CDS encoding ABC transporter substrate-binding protein, which yields MKKYLFFTLTLIVMFTLTSCNSEEQSQRDVMEEEDITIKVAWWGGQPRHEYTTKIIEMFEAEHPNINIEPEFANWDDYWNNLEPMAAGNQLPDVLQMDMAFLSQYGEKGLLEDLSPYVEKGIIDVSSIDKSIVNSGKVGDKLFGFTIGINVLSVISNDILMNIAGVTIDEDSWTWDDMEQIAVDIKKTAGVYGSNGMHPPDIFFPYYLRTKGEQFYNNEGTALAYSDDQLFIDYFYRQLRLIDEGAFPTPDEVVAAGRTMETDFIVTGSTAITWNYSNQYASFDPLTNAPLTLHLPPEHLENKALFLKPSMLFSVPKSSKHKEEAAKFIHYFVSNVEANKLMKGERGVPVSSKVSEAIKPVLTEGEMKILNYVEKAKAMTDEFYPPDPVGSSQVMKVLKDISDEILFRKITPEEGAKKFRKQANEILQDNQ from the coding sequence ATGAAAAAGTATTTGTTTTTTACCCTGACCCTTATAGTGATGTTTACCCTCACTTCTTGCAACTCAGAGGAGCAATCGCAAAGAGATGTAATGGAGGAAGAGGATATTACGATTAAAGTAGCATGGTGGGGAGGTCAGCCAAGACATGAATATACAACTAAAATTATTGAAATGTTTGAAGCTGAACATCCAAACATTAATATTGAACCGGAGTTTGCAAACTGGGATGACTATTGGAATAATTTAGAGCCGATGGCCGCGGGGAATCAACTTCCAGATGTGCTTCAGATGGATATGGCTTTTTTGTCTCAATATGGTGAGAAAGGCTTACTAGAAGATTTATCTCCATATGTCGAAAAGGGGATCATTGACGTTTCTTCCATTGATAAAAGCATAGTAAACAGCGGTAAGGTAGGTGACAAATTATTTGGATTTACAATAGGGATCAATGTTTTATCTGTTATTTCTAATGACATATTAATGAATATAGCAGGCGTCACGATTGATGAAGATAGTTGGACTTGGGATGATATGGAGCAGATTGCAGTGGATATAAAGAAAACAGCAGGAGTTTATGGATCTAATGGCATGCATCCACCAGATATTTTCTTTCCATATTATTTAAGAACAAAAGGAGAGCAATTCTATAATAATGAAGGAACAGCTCTTGCTTATTCTGATGATCAATTGTTTATTGATTATTTTTATAGACAACTAAGGTTAATTGATGAAGGTGCATTTCCTACCCCGGATGAGGTGGTCGCTGCGGGAAGAACGATGGAAACAGATTTTATCGTAACAGGAAGTACAGCAATCACCTGGAATTACTCCAATCAATATGCTAGCTTTGATCCGTTAACAAATGCACCGTTAACGCTTCACTTGCCACCTGAACATCTTGAAAATAAGGCATTATTCTTAAAACCAAGTATGCTATTTTCTGTTCCAAAAAGTTCAAAGCATAAAGAAGAAGCAGCAAAATTTATTCATTATTTCGTTTCTAATGTAGAAGCCAATAAGTTAATGAAGGGTGAACGAGGAGTGCCGGTTTCATCAAAAGTATCTGAAGCCATTAAACCAGTTCTTACTGAAGGGGAAATGAAGATTCTAAACTATGTAGAGAAAGCAAAGGCAATGACAGATGAATTTTACCCACCAGATCCAGTAGGAAGCTCACAGGTAATGAAGGTGTTGAAAGATATTTCTGATGAGATTTTATTTAGGAAGATAACACCTGAAGAAGGAGCAAAGAAATTTAGAAAGCAAGCTAACGAAATTCTACAAGATAATCAATAG
- a CDS encoding rhamnogalacturonan lyase has protein sequence MRKRSITNKLLTLSLATPLLLTGLQSDASAASSKANKHVAQSNGVQLEYLDRGLVAANTSQGIFLSWRLLGTEVNGYSDKGLTGVNFNVYRDGKKIATVEDSTNFVDKTGASSSKYYVKAVQNGKEIDQSAEATAWSQSYFDLKLNKPADGVTPSGESYSYNANDMSVGDVDGDGQYEFFVKWDPTNSKDVSQKGYTGNTYIDCYTMDGTLLYRIDLGVNIRSGAHYTQFLVYDFDGDGKSELMFKTAPGTKVIQYDKDGKVKSEKFITMLKEDKKAGYSNSDDYRMSSEDYYNHVVEMFKNWHNHEEVVNGNWPKTLEECFGIEKQYDYPLSTEDAQSLADYFIDEYAPSRSGRNDLRDFEGFIVKGPEYLSVFNGETGEEMETIRYKHERHDDGLMWGDYAMSRIEPGNRVDRFLAGVAYLDGKNPAAIFSRGYYTRATMVSYTWDGKHLKEVWDVDSGWTPMTNPFNDGPHGRLGTSEEFGSLTTQGAHSLSTADVDGDGKQEIIYGSSTIDHDGSLLYSSSDVMPEESATPGVTAGLGHGDALHVADIDPNREGLEIFMVHEGGRYAPYGYALRDAKTGEVIYGGYTGKDTGRGMVGDVDPTQKGLETWAVGLWTADGTKINDKAPGTNMNIKWAANMTTQIINGAIENTPTIDDWLKGTVLTASGTRTNNYTKGNPSLVADIFGDWREELLVRTEDSQSIRIYLSTEVTDRKLHTLMHDPQYRTGIAWQNVGYNQPSYTSYYFASDTNWEEVSVPEINMPGELNELNHTLNLFIENGGINGSVKSQLKNSLKQAQHHAEKGSYKKGIQFIEKFVKQLDHNKKKDSITENAKSTLTNQAELMIEKWKELK, from the coding sequence ATGAGGAAACGTTCTATTACAAATAAACTATTAACGTTATCACTGGCAACACCCCTTCTTTTAACAGGATTACAAAGTGATGCTTCGGCTGCATCTTCTAAGGCAAATAAACATGTTGCACAAAGTAACGGAGTTCAACTAGAGTACCTTGATAGAGGACTGGTTGCCGCAAATACATCACAAGGAATCTTTTTAAGCTGGCGCCTTTTGGGGACAGAAGTTAATGGTTATTCCGATAAGGGGTTAACTGGAGTAAATTTTAATGTTTACCGAGATGGTAAGAAAATTGCCACTGTGGAAGATAGTACGAATTTTGTAGATAAAACTGGTGCATCATCCTCGAAATATTATGTAAAAGCAGTTCAAAATGGAAAAGAAATCGATCAAAGCGCAGAAGCAACGGCTTGGAGTCAAAGCTATTTTGATTTAAAGCTAAATAAGCCAGCAGATGGAGTTACTCCTAGTGGAGAATCCTATTCTTATAACGCAAATGATATGAGTGTTGGTGATGTTGATGGTGACGGACAATACGAGTTTTTTGTGAAATGGGATCCAACAAACTCAAAGGATGTATCACAAAAGGGGTATACAGGTAATACCTATATAGATTGTTATACGATGGATGGAACATTGCTTTACCGTATCGATTTAGGTGTTAACATTCGTTCAGGAGCACATTACACTCAGTTTTTAGTTTACGATTTTGATGGAGACGGTAAGTCTGAATTAATGTTTAAAACAGCTCCAGGTACGAAAGTGATTCAGTATGATAAAGATGGAAAAGTAAAATCCGAGAAATTTATTACAATGTTAAAAGAAGATAAAAAAGCCGGTTATAGCAACTCAGATGATTACAGAATGAGTAGTGAAGACTATTATAATCACGTAGTAGAGATGTTTAAAAATTGGCATAACCATGAAGAAGTTGTAAATGGTAACTGGCCTAAAACGTTGGAAGAATGCTTTGGAATCGAAAAGCAATATGATTATCCACTTTCTACAGAGGATGCTCAAAGTTTAGCAGACTACTTTATTGATGAATATGCTCCTAGTAGAAGCGGTCGTAATGATTTAAGAGACTTCGAAGGCTTTATTGTAAAAGGTCCTGAATACTTGAGCGTTTTTAATGGTGAAACAGGAGAAGAAATGGAAACCATCCGTTACAAACATGAACGCCATGATGATGGACTTATGTGGGGCGATTATGCAATGTCACGGATCGAGCCAGGAAATCGGGTTGATCGCTTTTTAGCGGGAGTTGCTTATTTGGATGGAAAAAATCCAGCAGCTATTTTCTCACGAGGTTATTATACAAGAGCAACAATGGTTTCTTATACTTGGGATGGTAAACATCTTAAAGAAGTATGGGATGTTGATAGCGGTTGGACACCAATGACAAATCCGTTTAACGATGGACCACATGGACGTCTTGGTACGAGTGAGGAGTTTGGTTCCTTAACTACACAAGGTGCTCATTCATTAAGTACAGCAGATGTAGACGGAGATGGCAAACAAGAAATTATCTATGGCTCATCTACGATCGATCATGATGGTTCACTATTATATAGCTCAAGTGATGTCATGCCAGAAGAAAGTGCAACTCCAGGAGTAACGGCAGGTCTGGGTCACGGTGATGCACTGCATGTTGCTGATATTGATCCAAACCGAGAGGGATTAGAGATCTTTATGGTTCATGAAGGTGGACGATATGCGCCATATGGTTATGCGTTAAGAGATGCTAAAACTGGTGAAGTGATATATGGCGGCTATACTGGTAAAGATACTGGCCGAGGGATGGTTGGAGATGTTGATCCAACTCAAAAAGGCTTAGAGACTTGGGCAGTTGGCTTGTGGACAGCGGATGGAACAAAGATTAATGATAAAGCCCCTGGAACAAATATGAATATAAAATGGGCTGCTAATATGACAACTCAAATTATAAATGGAGCTATTGAAAATACACCAACTATAGATGATTGGCTAAAGGGAACTGTGCTAACAGCTTCTGGTACAAGAACAAACAATTACACGAAAGGAAATCCATCGTTAGTTGCTGATATTTTCGGTGACTGGAGAGAAGAACTTCTAGTTCGAACAGAAGATAGTCAGTCAATTCGAATTTACTTAAGTACAGAGGTGACAGATCGCAAGCTACACACACTCATGCATGATCCACAATATCGGACTGGAATCGCGTGGCAAAACGTTGGTTATAATCAACCATCTTATACCAGCTATTATTTTGCTTCGGATACTAACTGGGAAGAGGTTTCAGTACCAGAGATAAATATGCCAGGTGAACTAAATGAGCTGAACCACACATTAAATCTCTTTATTGAAAACGGAGGAATAAATGGATCAGTTAAATCACAATTAAAAAATTCGTTAAAACAAGCTCAGCATCATGCAGAGAAAGGATCTTATAAAAAAGGTATTCAGTTTATCGAGAAGTTTGTTAAACAACTAGATCATAATAAGAAGAAAGATTCTATTACTGAAAATGCTAAATCAACTTTAACAAATCAAGCAGAATTGATGATTGAAAAATGGAAGGAACTAAAGTAA
- a CDS encoding glycosyl hydrolase 115 family protein, with translation MDDPTFDTDEKRGALISKIMSDQYELIAQYQKDPICCVNLYGEITELYKKGLLELPPGVIKIWIDSGYGKMVSRRQGNLNPRIPSIPEQHDLGPHGIYYHVTFYDLQASNHLTMLPNTTAFVNSELGEAFDSQMCEFLIVNCGNIRPHIYFLDFVSRMWNKDRVDRGAFLDEFATRYYPAYSDEMSRNINDYFDAIIQYGLADDERAWGAILSFYNS, from the coding sequence ATTGATGATCCTACGTTTGATACAGACGAGAAACGAGGAGCACTCATTTCTAAGATTATGAGCGATCAATACGAATTGATTGCTCAATATCAAAAAGATCCAATTTGCTGTGTAAATTTATACGGTGAGATAACAGAATTATACAAAAAAGGATTGCTAGAATTACCGCCAGGAGTGATCAAAATATGGATTGACAGCGGATATGGGAAAATGGTGTCTAGAAGACAAGGAAATCTTAATCCTAGAATCCCTTCTATTCCCGAGCAGCATGATCTGGGTCCTCATGGCATTTACTATCATGTAACCTTTTATGATCTGCAAGCTTCAAACCATTTAACGATGCTTCCTAACACTACAGCTTTTGTTAATAGTGAGTTAGGTGAGGCATTTGATTCTCAGATGTGTGAATTTTTAATTGTGAACTGTGGGAATATTAGACCTCATATCTATTTTCTGGATTTCGTTAGCCGCATGTGGAATAAAGATAGAGTGGATAGAGGTGCATTTTTAGACGAATTTGCTACTAGATATTATCCTGCCTATAGTGATGAAATGAGTCGGAATATAAATGACTATTTCGATGCTATTATTCAGTACGGACTTGCTGATGATGAACGGGCTTGGGGAGCAATTTTATCATTTTACAATTCGTAA
- a CDS encoding glycoside hydrolase family 127 protein, producing the protein MSNVRLLDGIFKDSERIGKEFLLSLDVDRLVASCYVAASLTPKKPRYGGWETMGISGHSIGHWLSAAATMYSVTRDEKLKEKLDYAVDELAYVQAQDPFGYVSGFPRDCYDRVFAGGDFEVSHFSLGNSWVPWYSIHKIYAGLIDVYTICHNEKALEIVLKLANWAKQGTDNLTDEEFQRMLICEHGGMNEAMADLYLVTGNQDYLELAIRFCHNAILDPLSKGIDELEGKHANTQIPKVIGAAKLYEITGEAYYRDASLFFWEQVTENRSYVIGGNSKNEHFGIENSEELGITTTETCNTYNMMKLTEHLFKWTQQSKYMDYYERALYNHILASQDPETGMKTYFVSTQPGHFKVYCSHDDSFWCCTGTGMENPARYTRSIYHQVENQLFVNLFIASEIQLVDKNIVIKQETKFPDAPISKLTIVGAKDELLTFQIRVPYWISGELTATINGKQTIARADKGYLEVSSCWKDGDVIELLIPMNLHSYKSKDEETKLAFMYGPIVLAGALGTEKFPESDILDDHLKLNNHPLIDVPTLVTGEKDLTKVIKPIEGSSLCFETEAIGQPGNLKMTLIPFYALHHQRYTLYWDVMDNEKYVEFLNKEQSEAEKLDSITIDAVQPNEQQPEVDHAIKTVNSHSGYLNLVHRGFRDSRNEGYFSYELTVDPGIEMYLHITYFGGDRILHLDGKAYERDFHILIDDTELVRQTLKGQKSDKLFDVVYPIPFSLTEGKEKIEVKFVSTEGKIAGGIYGIRMISNPF; encoded by the coding sequence ATGAGTAATGTTAGGCTTTTAGATGGTATTTTTAAAGATTCAGAAAGAATTGGAAAAGAGTTTCTCCTTTCTTTAGATGTAGATCGACTTGTTGCGTCTTGTTATGTTGCTGCTTCATTAACTCCGAAAAAACCTCGCTATGGTGGATGGGAAACAATGGGCATTAGCGGTCATTCGATTGGACATTGGCTATCAGCAGCTGCAACCATGTATTCGGTTACTAGAGATGAAAAATTAAAAGAAAAACTAGATTACGCTGTAGATGAACTTGCCTATGTTCAAGCACAGGATCCCTTTGGATATGTTAGTGGATTTCCAAGAGATTGCTATGATCGAGTGTTTGCAGGCGGGGATTTTGAAGTATCGCATTTTAGCCTAGGGAATTCATGGGTGCCGTGGTACAGCATCCACAAAATATATGCAGGTCTTATTGATGTGTATACTATTTGTCACAATGAAAAGGCGTTAGAAATTGTTCTGAAACTAGCGAATTGGGCCAAACAAGGAACAGATAACTTAACAGATGAAGAATTTCAAAGAATGTTAATTTGTGAGCATGGCGGAATGAATGAAGCAATGGCAGATCTTTATTTAGTTACGGGTAACCAAGATTACCTTGAACTTGCCATTAGATTCTGCCATAACGCCATTTTAGATCCCTTATCAAAAGGAATTGATGAACTTGAGGGAAAACATGCAAATACACAAATTCCAAAAGTAATCGGTGCAGCAAAACTATATGAAATCACAGGAGAAGCATATTATCGAGATGCTTCGTTATTCTTTTGGGAGCAAGTCACTGAAAATCGCTCATATGTAATAGGTGGGAATTCAAAAAATGAACATTTTGGTATTGAGAACTCTGAGGAGCTTGGGATAACAACAACCGAAACATGTAATACCTATAATATGATGAAGCTGACTGAGCACTTGTTTAAATGGACACAGCAATCAAAATATATGGATTATTATGAAAGAGCACTATATAACCATATTCTAGCATCGCAGGATCCAGAGACAGGAATGAAAACATACTTTGTATCAACTCAGCCGGGTCATTTTAAGGTTTATTGCTCACATGATGATTCTTTCTGGTGTTGTACGGGGACTGGAATGGAAAACCCTGCAAGATATACAAGAAGCATTTATCATCAGGTAGAAAATCAATTGTTTGTAAATTTATTTATTGCTTCTGAAATACAACTAGTAGATAAAAATATAGTCATTAAGCAAGAAACAAAGTTTCCTGATGCACCTATATCAAAGCTAACGATTGTAGGAGCAAAAGATGAGTTATTGACGTTTCAGATTCGCGTACCATATTGGATATCTGGTGAACTAACTGCAACTATTAATGGCAAACAAACAATTGCTAGAGCGGATAAAGGATACCTTGAAGTAAGTAGCTGTTGGAAAGATGGAGATGTAATTGAACTGCTTATTCCAATGAACCTTCATTCTTACAAATCCAAAGATGAAGAAACAAAATTGGCATTTATGTACGGTCCTATCGTCCTGGCAGGAGCGTTAGGAACAGAAAAATTCCCTGAGAGCGATATACTGGATGATCATTTAAAGCTTAATAATCACCCATTGATCGATGTTCCAACTCTTGTAACGGGTGAAAAAGATCTAACAAAAGTGATCAAACCAATTGAAGGTTCCTCGTTATGTTTTGAAACAGAGGCAATCGGACAACCAGGGAATCTTAAGATGACACTTATCCCTTTTTATGCTCTTCATCATCAAAGGTATACATTGTACTGGGATGTAATGGACAACGAAAAATATGTTGAGTTTTTAAATAAAGAACAAAGCGAAGCGGAGAAACTAGACAGCATCACAATAGATGCTGTCCAACCGAATGAGCAACAGCCTGAAGTGGATCATGCGATCAAAACAGTAAATTCTCATTCAGGCTATTTAAACCTTGTTCATAGAGGCTTTCGAGATAGTCGTAATGAAGGGTATTTTAGCTATGAGTTAACTGTTGATCCTGGAATTGAGATGTACTTGCATATTACTTACTTCGGAGGAGATCGAATTTTACATCTAGATGGAAAAGCTTATGAAAGAGATTTTCATATATTGATAGATGATACAGAACTTGTACGACAAACACTTAAAGGTCAAAAGTCTGATAAACTATTTGATGTTGTATATCCTATACCCTTTTCATTAACAGAAGGAAAAGAAAAGATTGAAGTGAAGTTTGTGTCAACTGAAGGAAAAATAGCTGGTGGCATATATGGCATAAGAATGATTAGTAATCCATTTTAA
- a CDS encoding carbohydrate ABC transporter permease: protein MEVGVNAKVETKTKLRSVKSSTRITNIIIFIFLSLGKFIVMVAPLIWMLSTSFKDIQEVYALPPVWIPETFDPIKYIEIWQKGPLLSGIINSLTVALSVTIIGTFTSSLAAFAFGKLNFPYKNQIFLLLLTAMMIPYPVVMIPQFMFFSNIGWVDTLLPLIVPAIFGNIIMIFFLRQFLTSIPNSIIEAAKIDGCSYFKIFYKIIFPLIRPAVAAQLILWFMTIWNDYLGPILYLNSPEKQTLQLVIANFNSTFAIQSDYPLIMAASVVSLLPMLIVFIIFQKQIIESVAISGVKG from the coding sequence ATGGAAGTTGGAGTAAATGCAAAAGTAGAAACTAAAACAAAGTTAAGATCAGTAAAATCCAGTACAAGAATCACCAATATTATCATTTTCATTTTTCTCTCATTAGGGAAATTTATTGTTATGGTAGCACCACTTATATGGATGTTATCAACATCTTTTAAGGATATTCAAGAAGTATACGCTCTACCACCGGTTTGGATTCCTGAAACATTTGATCCAATAAAGTATATTGAAATTTGGCAAAAAGGCCCATTATTAAGTGGGATTATAAATAGCTTAACTGTTGCGTTATCAGTCACAATAATAGGAACGTTTACATCAAGCTTAGCAGCATTTGCATTTGGGAAGTTAAATTTCCCATATAAAAATCAGATCTTCTTATTACTGTTAACAGCAATGATGATTCCCTATCCAGTTGTCATGATTCCACAGTTTATGTTCTTCTCTAATATTGGATGGGTTGATACATTGCTTCCACTAATTGTTCCGGCGATATTTGGTAACATTATAATGATTTTCTTTTTAAGACAGTTTTTAACAAGCATTCCGAATTCTATTATAGAAGCAGCTAAGATTGACGGATGCTCTTATTTTAAAATCTTTTATAAGATTATCTTTCCATTAATTAGACCTGCGGTAGCAGCTCAGTTAATTCTATGGTTTATGACAATCTGGAATGATTATCTAGGACCGATTCTATATTTAAATTCACCAGAGAAACAAACATTACAACTTGTAATCGCTAACTTCAACTCAACTTTTGCCATCCAAAGTGATTACCCATTAATCATGGCAGCATCTGTTGTGTCGCTATTACCAATGTTAATCGTGTTTATTATCTTCCAAAAACAAATTATTGAGTCTGTTGCTATCTCAGGTGTAAAAGGATAA
- a CDS encoding YesL family protein, with translation METHGFLGGVHNVLEWISRLALLNILWIFFSILGLGIFGFFPATAAMFSVVRRWSLREMDFSISSTFWKAYKKEFIKSNILGMILTLIGIVLIIDVYYLKQASSFIQQLLSVPFLILSILFVCMLLYVFPMYVHYEMKVLQVLKNSFFVMIMNPLSTLMMLVCGAGLMILLSFAPPLLLICSGNLVALLITRPAMNAFQKINDKQQERIVQNGKRQELINQE, from the coding sequence ATGGAGACTCATGGATTTTTAGGTGGTGTTCATAATGTGTTGGAATGGATTTCAAGATTGGCGCTATTAAATATTTTATGGATCTTCTTTTCTATCCTTGGATTAGGAATTTTTGGTTTTTTTCCTGCGACAGCTGCTATGTTTTCGGTTGTGAGAAGGTGGTCATTACGAGAAATGGACTTTTCTATCTCTTCAACATTTTGGAAGGCGTATAAAAAAGAGTTTATAAAAAGTAATATTCTTGGAATGATTCTTACATTGATAGGTATTGTGCTAATAATTGATGTGTATTATCTGAAACAGGCTTCTTCATTCATACAACAGCTATTATCCGTTCCTTTTTTAATTCTTTCTATTTTATTTGTATGCATGTTGCTATATGTTTTTCCAATGTATGTGCATTATGAAATGAAGGTCCTGCAGGTTCTAAAAAACTCGTTTTTTGTTATGATCATGAATCCATTATCAACTTTAATGATGCTAGTGTGTGGAGCAGGCTTGATGATCTTGCTTTCTTTTGCTCCACCATTACTTCTAATATGCAGTGGAAATTTAGTAGCTCTTCTAATAACAAGGCCTGCAATGAATGCTTTTCAGAAAATCAATGATAAGCAACAAGAGCGCATAGTACAAAATGGAAAGAGGCAGGAATTAATCAATCAGGAATAA
- a CDS encoding ABC transporter substrate-binding protein: MLIVVVGGVLGACSSSSSGGGAEDGKSLTFMFSGQPQEQTAYKAVVKKFEEANPGVKVKVVVTAPDQYDTKLQAAIAGNSLPDVFFYNPGNLKAYVNSGVLKDITDLVENAEGVDLSKVWESGINKYRYDGENMGQGALYGVPKDLGPFAFGYNKTMFEEAGIPLPDPDKPYTMEEFVEITKQLTKDTDGDGKLDQWGTGLNVNWSLQPFVWSNGADWLDETNTKVTVDDPKFIEALQYFADLQNVHGVTPSIAEAQTLDTYQRWMQGQIGFFPVGPWDMPAYNDLKFEYDLAPWPVGETGETKAWIGSLGIGVSEKTKNAELAAELALYLSADEEGQQALVDQQVQLPNNTDVAEAWAADTSIKPANKVEFLQIIGEHGRDLPTNFTYTGEWYDEFFKNIQPVIDGDKTAEEYVKEAQPKMQKLLDKAIEQEKQSQK, encoded by the coding sequence ATGTTAATTGTTGTTGTAGGAGGAGTCTTAGGAGCTTGTAGCAGCAGTAGTTCAGGCGGCGGAGCAGAAGATGGGAAAAGCTTAACATTTATGTTTAGTGGTCAACCGCAAGAACAAACAGCTTATAAAGCAGTTGTGAAAAAATTCGAAGAAGCAAATCCTGGAGTAAAGGTTAAAGTTGTTGTAACAGCACCAGATCAATATGATACTAAATTACAGGCAGCAATTGCTGGTAACAGTCTTCCGGATGTTTTCTTCTATAATCCTGGTAACTTAAAAGCATATGTAAACTCAGGTGTATTAAAGGATATTACAGATTTAGTAGAAAATGCTGAAGGTGTAGATTTAAGTAAAGTTTGGGAATCTGGTATAAACAAATACCGTTATGATGGAGAAAATATGGGACAAGGTGCTCTATACGGGGTTCCAAAGGATTTAGGACCATTCGCGTTCGGATACAACAAAACAATGTTTGAAGAAGCAGGTATTCCACTTCCTGATCCAGACAAACCATACACTATGGAAGAATTTGTAGAAATTACAAAGCAATTAACAAAAGATACAGATGGTGATGGAAAACTTGATCAATGGGGAACAGGACTTAACGTAAACTGGTCATTACAACCATTTGTATGGAGTAATGGAGCAGATTGGTTAGATGAAACAAATACAAAAGTAACAGTTGATGATCCTAAGTTTATTGAAGCATTACAATATTTTGCAGATTTACAAAACGTTCATGGTGTAACACCATCTATTGCTGAAGCTCAAACACTTGATACGTACCAAAGATGGATGCAAGGACAAATCGGTTTCTTCCCAGTTGGTCCTTGGGATATGCCAGCTTACAATGATTTAAAATTCGAGTATGATTTAGCGCCATGGCCAGTTGGTGAAACTGGTGAAACAAAAGCATGGATCGGTTCTTTAGGTATTGGTGTTTCTGAAAAAACGAAAAATGCAGAGCTTGCTGCAGAGCTTGCATTGTATTTATCAGCTGATGAAGAAGGTCAACAAGCACTAGTGGATCAACAAGTACAATTACCTAACAACACTGATGTAGCTGAAGCATGGGCTGCTGATACATCAATTAAACCAGCTAACAAAGTGGAATTCTTACAGATTATCGGTGAGCATGGACGTGATCTTCCAACGAACTTCACTTACACAGGTGAATGGTATGATGAGTTCTTCAAAAATATCCAACCTGTAATTGATGGTGACAAAACAGCTGAAGAATACGTGAAAGAAGCACAACCTAAAATGCAAAAATTATTAGATAAAGCAATTGAGCAGGAGAAACAATCTCAGAAATAA
- a CDS encoding glycosyl hydrolase 115 family protein, protein MIEGTSFLFNKETCFEYDGPKLESIEYFLNVLIRDKNKVFRAETGEEQTTILFKLNEKNHDNLNEEQFSIQFSDDLSQMSVISADELGIIYAILHISEAYLGVDKFWFWNDCEPPPKANVKIRAVPYLSEVAKVRFREIWFINDEVLISTWKYQQSNTYVWEMAFEALLRCNGNMVIPGTDIKNPIYKDIARKMGNFGLHITMQSP, encoded by the coding sequence ATGATTGAAGGTACATCCTTTCTATTCAATAAAGAAACTTGTTTTGAATATGATGGTCCAAAACTCGAAAGTATTGAGTATTTTTTAAATGTGTTGATCCGAGATAAAAACAAAGTATTTCGAGCAGAAACTGGTGAGGAACAAACGACCATTTTATTCAAACTAAATGAAAAGAATCATGACAACCTAAACGAAGAGCAGTTCTCCATTCAGTTTTCTGATGATCTGTCACAAATGAGCGTCATTTCTGCAGATGAATTAGGAATAATCTATGCTATCCTTCATATAAGTGAAGCATATCTGGGTGTTGATAAGTTTTGGTTTTGGAATGATTGTGAACCTCCACCAAAAGCAAACGTTAAGATAAGAGCTGTTCCGTATTTATCAGAAGTGGCAAAGGTTAGATTCAGGGAAATTTGGTTTATCAATGATGAAGTCCTTATTTCAACGTGGAAATATCAACAATCCAACACGTACGTATGGGAAATGGCTTTTGAGGCATTGCTAAGATGCAATGGAAATATGGTCATTCCAGGAACAGACATCAAAAATCCTATCTATAAAGATATAGCCAGGAAGATGGGGAACTTTGGATTACACATCACCATGCAGAGCCCCTAG
- a CDS encoding glycosyl hydrolase 115 family protein has protein sequence MFSRVYPDKNPSYSENGDLFKELWKDAIIQQQNDKVVWNIGFRGQGDRPF, from the coding sequence ATGTTTTCTAGGGTGTATCCTGATAAAAATCCTTCTTATAGTGAGAATGGTGATTTATTTAAGGAATTATGGAAGGATGCAATTATCCAGCAGCAAAATGATAAGGTCGTTTGGAATATCGGCTTTAGAGGGCAAGGTGATCGTCCTTTCTGA